The Pseudoliparis swirei isolate HS2019 ecotype Mariana Trench chromosome 19, NWPU_hadal_v1, whole genome shotgun sequence genomic sequence acacacagctcttctTTCTGCAATACTGAGTTCATATTTGATCACAGCTTGAGTGAATGTGACGGTATCGTTTTGCGTTGCGCTGGTAGGAGCTTTGTGTGTGTCGTGGTGCGTAAAACGGGCACAGGCCCCATTCTGTCCACTGCTGTCTGGTTGCCTatccccactcccccccccccccctgccttgCAGGGGCATGCGGCCGTCCAGAGGGGTACCCAGGGGCTGTCTGCCGGGGCTGGACTTTGTTTCGCTGTCGGCTGACGTGTTTCTGTGTCTACGTTCCCGGAGTCGTCGTCCCCGAAGCCCCCGGCAACGGCCCCGGCCACGCCCCCGCCACCGCCCCCAGCGCCACTGACCTGCCCTAATGCTCAGTGGTAAACTCAGCCTGACATGAACCACCTGGCTTGGGGACCAGAACCCCAGGGCTGCTGTGTTTGCATACTCATCGTCACCTGCACGCTCTTTAAATAGCCTCCGTCATGGTGCATCGTCActtccccccccgccccccagctCCTCCATGGCATTTCTAACACACGGcatcaaaaaaaattttttgcaTTTCAGATTTGCTATTTTGCATGTAATGCAACGGGGCCgacaaaaagaagagtttgggTTTTCATTCCATAAGTATTCTTAATTTAAAATATTCTTGTTATTGAGATCTAATCAAGCGACTGTATGAATTGCTTTCCAGAAGCATTCTTACTGAGTGACCTCATCTCTGAATTTGGATCTTGATAAGTCAAGACCAGCTCTTCCCATGTGTGAACACTGCATCCGGGGTCTGAGTCCCACTCCCTACTTTAGCAGATCCACTTGCACTTGGCTGCTCTGTGCTGCTGGTGCCTGAAAGGTCATGGCTGTGTGAGAAACCACAGGGCAGAGTTGATCTGAGGCCGGCTGTAATGATGGAGGTATGGATCAGTTTGAGGAAGTGAGAGCTAACCCTAGATTGTGTGGCTGAGGATAACATCTATCCTGAGTGCCTGCTGACCGTATGCAGCATTTGATGAcgcgtgttgttgtgtgttgttcccCCTAGCAAACAGCAGAGGGCATCAGTGAGCTCAGAGGACACTGAGTCGGGGAGGAGCAGTCCAGACCCCCAGCCTCACTCCCCTAAACACCAGCACAACCGCAAAAGTGAGTCAAGCTCGTctataaaaacatattcaacaaTCAAGTAGATGCTTAGTCACTAAATCACAGAACATTTGATGATAATTGATGCGAGCCCTACTTGCTTTCCACAGTATCGCAGGCCTACTGCCGTTGCTGAGTTTCTTTATAATGTAGATATTTGAATTTCCCCGCTCAGCAGTTCAAGTGTACTTTGATCTGAAGAACCAGGTACATTGAggaattttggggaaaaaggtCCAACTACTGGGATTAGCTATTGATTCAACGTTCTTGTTAATTTCCCAGTAAGTGACAGAGGGGTCTTTATAATGTCAACATAGTGACTAAGTATCTACATGGTTCCTTTAAGGTGTAGTGTTTCATCCATACCTGGAACAACCCTGAGTAATGTGTGTTTCACAGGTTGGCCCGGGGCTCATCACTCGGTAGACATCTGCGAGGGTCTGGTGGAGTGGTCTGGGGGTCGGGACACATTCCACCCATCTGacccggaggaggagggttcGCTGCAACTGGTGAGGCCGAAAGGGGTAGAAGGAGTTCTCACCATTGACATTGGAAAAAGTAGCAAAACCATTGTTGagaaataagttttgtttttatggacattaaaaaaacagtcaaAGACATCAGACATGTTCTTTAATTTCAAACATACATATAGTACTTTAAAGTATCTCAGTTTAGCAAACAAATATCAGGATGTTAGTCAAGTTTAATAAACCCTAACAGAGTATTCCCTTTACCACCAGGCCATCTGAATCACTTGAAATACTTTTTTGAACTGATTATTTTAACATAAATATGACGCGTTTTCATATTAttttctgattttttaaaacatactATTCCAGGACCTTTTTGACTTTTTACAGAGCTTTttctacattttatattatcttttttttggtaTGGTTTACTTtgattcttcctttttttttttttacaaactatACTTTGAACTTTTTagatactatacaatgactcaATTGAGATTATTTTGAATTTATGactttctgtatatatatatatgtatatagccaTACTATTATACcatgcttttttttaacatactatACTGTGACCTTTTCATCATATACTATGACTTTGTGTGAAATACTTTACGATACATTTTTATGGATTACTTGTCTttactatataaataaatcctgCGTTCATGTTGTTAGTCTCCAGGTAGATACAGGGCTTTGGCTGAGTGCCTTCCAAATGGACCAGACAGTGTCGCCATCAAGTGTGGAGACGTCATCCAACTACAGTTTGAGGACGACAAGAGACGCTGGTGAGTtttcagcctgtcaacaacatAATGTGATCAGCTAACTATGTGAaagaatacaatacaatgtTGAGCCAAAGTCGTGACATACGGTATTTTTACTTCTACTTTTAGATACTGACAAGTGTATTTATCTAATTTccattcctttcttcttctcacccttCCCTGGTGTTCTACATCCTCCAGGCTGGTGAAGAACCTGAGCAGGCAGCAGGAGGGCTTCGTAGCAGCTTCCAGCCTGCAGCGGATTCTAGTCGACAGCGTTCGAGGACACACATCCAGACTTGGGGGTAAAGAAAAAACATGGTGTTCCAAGATGACAATATAAAGCTGAGCCagactcttttcctttttttacttCGATTAGATttttaagtctttttttttttttttttagacccgTGGAACCTGAAGGCAAGAAAGCTCAGCTCCCCGTAGAGAAGAAAGCACAGAATGTGAATTTGACTTTTACCGGTGGATGATGAAGAGACAGAAGGAACAAGTTGAGCCACAGCTGATCAGCCACCCACTCCTCACTCCCCGGTAACGTCTGCTTCCTCCAGCACAGAGCAACCCTCGAAGAGAAACATGTGGGAATCTGCACACCTGATTTTCTTCCAGCTTATGATTGACAATCTACTGGGCCGGTGTTTTGAGATAGTGAAGGTGCGATATAGCACCTGTGCAAAGGCTCAGGAATGGTTTTGCCCTATTAGACAATCAAAAGCTGAATCCTGGATCCTGATTGGTCTTCCTCTTTTCTGACTGGTGAGAAGAATCCAGAGAATCCCTCTGGAGCCGTTTGTCACTTCCCAACCTGTGGACGCTTCCTCATTGCAAAAAGCGCTCCAGATTTGAGTCTCTCAGAGTGCTGGATGGATAGGAGCCCAGGATTTGCCTGAAACATTTCTTAAAGCAGAGACTTTTGTACATATACATCATTTTTAACATGTGTTGTACCTTAGTGTTTCATCTTTGTGTAGTTGGTTGACATTTTTCCATTGAATGACTTCATGATATTTTTCTTAACTGAAATGTTTCCTTAAGGCACCACTCTTCTGCACAGTCTCGGAGTTAGGATGCCAAAATGTGCCACGCCataatgccttttttttttaaccctgctCTTTTAGAGTCTCTTGTCTGCCCTGTCATCGCTTTGACCTCACACATATTCAAAAGGCACTTTAAAATGGTGGATGGCCCCGAGAGACCTCCTGGACGTGTACTTGTCTGGCTGCTTCACCGCTGTTGTTGTGTATCGTCTCGTAGTCGTTGCTATGACGCAGCAGTCGTCTACGTCATGGTAACGACAGTGACGTAGGACACCAGCAGACTGGATGGAGATGGATGGCAGAGTAGaagaagcagagggagagagggagattacGCTGCGTCCCTCCATCACAGAGGCAGATGGTTTTCTCCTCACCTTTACAGCTCGGTTAATCTCGGGTTGCCCATTAAAAGGGTTCATACAGCCAACATGAAATAGACCCTGTGTGTTGAACGCTTCATTAAATATTGATCGCAGACTTTTACGAGTTTACCACATCAAATCGAGACCCAGTCCGAAGGCCGCCTTTGATTCACTGTTTGAAATGGAAATGAGTCTAAAAAGCAGCACGGTTTGCGTCGCACTACACATTTCCTATGTTGttaatttatttatcttactCTCATTTTGTTCCTTCATATTGTGAGGTATCGGTGCAGCTCCGAAGGAAATTATATTTCCATATATTTAAAGGAGCTAAGCTAGGCTGCACataaaaaactatttatttatctttagctTATTTGACAAAGCAGATGGTTTCTTTGTCTCTTTAATCCAAAATGCTGCGGATTTTGCACACATTTTACAGGTTGCTAAACAAAAAAACCTGCTTGAAATAATATTTATCCTGATGAGCCAAGTAACCGGAGCTTGTTGCTGAATGTTTCTTTAAGATGAACATGCATGGTAACTGAGCAGGTTGGTACTGTGAGACAGCCACTGCTCTCCACTGGCTTTTATACAGCTTCAgttctgtaaaaaaataaagattattCATTGCAATAATGTTGGCAATTAAAATAGTGCAATACGTATTTCACAAGGTGAAATGTTTGACTGAAGACTAAGACTGTGCTTTTTCATGCAcgtttatttctgtatttctgtttTAATGGAAGCTAACTTATGTAATAAAATCATGCTGACTTTCTGTTTCTGTTACTCAATACCACGACTTGTTAAACACTTATTTACCAGCCGATGGGAGTGATGTGATTTAATGTAATTGTACACAGTCAGTGCTTTGTAGGTATGACGTGATTTTAATTTTATACGGTATagaaaacatcattatttatgatGGAGAAGGCTCCTGTTGATTGGTTTGGGGGAatgtaacagtcattcagtaaATATAAATTACACATTATGTATTTGCTGTTGTTGTGGATATCAAACCAATATCCTGTGaagtagaaaaaaaagatttgagcATTAACCAGTTCTACTCTTAAAATCCAAAATCTTTACATTTCAAGGTCAGGGTCTTCCACATCCAATGCCAGCCTCTGTTTAGTTAATCCCATCACGTGGTTTATCCAGCGATAATAAAGGGACACCCGGGTGTACACGCCATATTTCCCTTGCTTCGCACATTCCTCCCCCCAGCTCACGATGCCTGTGAGGAACCACGTGTCATGAACACTGTTTGTGTGCGGACCGCCGCTGTCCCCCTGGCAGGAGTCTTTGGCCTCGTCATAGTACCCTGCACAGAACATGACTGGCGTGATCCTGGCGCTGCTGCTCCGCTTGCACTCCGTCCGATCTGTGAAGGGCACCGTGACCTTCTGCAAAGTCTCAGCCGGGGCGCCGAGGAAGCGCGTTCGGCCCCAGCCGCTCACCGTGGCCGGGGAAGACGCCTTCACGAGGGCCTCGATGAAAGCCATGGGCCCGATGCAGACGGGCCGCACTTGAGTGGAGAAGACGATGGGGCTTTGGAGGTAGAGCAAGGCGATGTCGTGGTTGTGCGAGTTCTCACTGGCATTGTAGCGAGGGTGCACGTGTTGCTCCAACACGTTATAATCCTGCTCTGTGCCCTCGTTTATTTTGATGTCATGCTCCCCTGCATGGGGAGAGGAATTAGACATAACTCAAATTCCGAATTGTTTTAAGGACTACAATACATAACACTTTACACTAGGGCTGCATGCAATAACTATACATTTGATTAATCAGTTTGTCTAAAACGTGAACAAATGATATCTTGAAACTGCTTGTTTTGACggaccaacagtccaaaacccaaagatCACTTCAATATCAAATAGGACGAACAGAAAATCCTCAGAAGCTAGAATCAGATCATTGTTTTGATTGACAAACAATGAATCAGTTATCAAAATAGATCAAATCAATGGATCTACTATGTGTTCAACCCTGTTTTACACAGAGCTCCATCTGGCCTGAGCTGAGGTGAAACTACCGTCGTGGATCTCACCTACTCTGATGAAGAAGGCGTCTGCTGCCAGGCAGTGAGCAGCAGTGACAACCCACCGTTCGCTGATAATGGAGCCGCCACAAAATATCTCCCAGCTGGGTCGCTCTATCAAGGCGACCTGAGTCAAAAAGGGGGATAAAAGACGTGAacaagctgcagctgctgttcGTCTCCCTCTTGTATAAGGACAACGCCTCACATGCATCAAGTACTCGTGCTTCCATACAATACCTGCCATGGGATCTCTCCTGGGgtcaccacctcaccacctaCAATGCGTTTAAAAGGCGTCGCCGGCTCCTCAGTTGGGACCTCAGCATCACGGAAGACCCACCAGGGCAATTTCTTTCGAGATTGGTTTTTAACAGAGTCATTTGTTGCAGGAAAAGGCCCAGGTGTGCTGGCTGGAGTTGAGTAAGGGGATGTTGTCGTGTTGATGCTGGTCGGTGAAGTGTTCGGCAGGAGTGAATTCCCACGGCGCATCAGAGACCTTGTGGACACTGCGCTTACTTCTTTCAGGGCAGTTCTGCCACATGGAAATTCAACTGGTGATGTGAGAAAGGAGGAGTCACATGGTGGCATTATAGTGATTTTTAGCATATAATTAATTGTGGATATGTATTATTACCTTCTGGTTCACAGTTGAGGCcgtcctgcagcagcaggtaTCCTCTGGCACAGGAGCATTTAGCTCCAACGGTCGCCATGGATTCACAGAAGTGCATACAGTCCCCATTGTTCACATCACACCTTTTTGTTACAACTGAGgagtaaaaaacacatttagtaCAAACCCAGGAATGATGACAAGCACAACTTGTTTCAATGtgcacatgtgaatataactgTTTTATGTCTTTGAAATGTGAATATAGATAACTCATCCCACTGCCAAATAAAGGTGCGATTCAGGTAAGTGCAGCCACTACTCACAGTGAGGGCACGGTCACTGCTGCTTTCAGAACAATCACAGATACAAACAATCTAATTTTGGGACCTGAAACTAGACTGACGCTGCAAATCATTAATTTAAATTAGAACCAGAAGAAGGGAAAACATTGTGTCCGATGGTTTATCCTTTGAGAATAAGACCTGATCCCATCGGATATTCTTAGATACACTGGATCATTATAACAATCTAATTTATTTTGATCACATTTTAGAACACACAACTTACCGATCTCACAGCTGCGGCCAGTGAAGCCAGATGTGCAGTTGCAGGTGTAGAATCCCATGTGGTCTTTGCATGTCCCTTGGTTCAGACATGGGCTGGTTTTACATTGATTGCcatctaaataaatacagacaCAGACCTCAGCAGTCCGTCATCTAATTACCTCAAAGAAATATTGACTGACTTTATTTCATGTTAACAGGTTTCTCTTTCTACTTTTTGTACCTACATTACACAGTTCCACATTATGAGAAGATGAAGCGGGTACAATAATAGTGCTGAGTGAGCAACAAACAGTCGCCACTGAGACATTTGCCATTAAAGACGTGCTCACCTACGTACGCCATCCAGAACTCCATCTGAAATCAAGAGACAAGTCTCCGGTGAGTACAGCCAGGAAAAACAAGAGTATGTAAatacaacatgaataaataaatacccacTGTCTTCTGATCATCCTCAAAGACCTCGCGGGCCTCTTCCAGGTCACATGCTTCCTTCAGACACTCTCTCTCCAAGTTgccctccagcagctcctcaaACACTCCGCTGTTGTAGCGTTTCTGTCTCCTCAGGACGGAGTCGGCTGCCCGGCCGGTCAGGAACACCGGGCCCGAGgccggagctggagctggatggagcAAAAGGTAAACATAGCGTTTAAGAAAACTGTCTTCTTAGAATTCACCATCACAACAAATATGCAGAGTGCAGAGATACGGTCTTCTATGTGAATAAAGTCAATAAAAAGGAGGAAACTCCACCCGGCACATGGACTCACAGCGCTCTGAAAGTAAGACGGTACAACGACAACAAAGCTCAAATGAGAGAGACATTACTTATGAGCATCATACGGAAGAAACATAACAATACCGCCATAGCTCAGCTGAAAGTCCAAAAGCAGCAAACATAAGTAAGACAAAGAAGCTCGTGCCATTCCCAACAGCTCCGGTATCCTGACATACACTGGACATTCGCTCCAAAGTGCAGAGCTCTGTTTGCACATGTCTGAAAACACCAGTGTGTCAACATCCACAAGGACCGATGTgttagtaaacaaacaaacattggaGATACCAGAATAGACCATTAACCAGGTAACTGTAACCAGACCCGTCTCTCAGAACATCCCCAACATACCGTCTGTCTTCACCAGTTTACATCTTGTGAAAAGACCACAACATGAGATCTGCCCAAAACACATGAACTATTTCTATTTAGTTACGACCAGATTgtccatttaaataaaaaaactcatgCTTTAGTCAACTTGAAGCTTTACAAAGCATTATAATAAACAcgtgtgatttaaaaaagaccCAAATAAACATATATTCTTGCCATCTTTGTGGTTTCAATATTTTTACGAAATTGTATTTTCACAACTTtagaagagaaagaaatgtcAACGCATTGAGAAAACAAGGCCCATGCACATCATTGCATAGGTCTTgatatttcccctttttttctttaaatccacacttaataatatacatgttgGTTACgtttaaaacaatgtttttttaatgacatgtaTCTATTCTGGAAAACGTTGCGGGTGAGAAGGAAGTCTGGGCCAGCCTGCtgagtctgctgcccccgcgacccgaccccggactaagcggatgagaatggatggatggatctatTCTTCATGTTGCTTCTCTTTGGCTGTGGGCATTACAGCTGTCCACCCGTGTGAATAGTTATACTACAGTGCAACAATCTTAATTTCTTGCATTTGTTGTTATGCCATAAACCTACATCGACATTAGAAGTGAATCTAAGTTTCATCCAATCCTGAGCCCAGATAATATGCACGTTAAACCTTTGACCACAAGGTGGCGAGCCCACTCCTCAGTGGTTCAACACAAGCAGCGAGGCAGTGATCCATCATGTAGCGTCACTATCAGAGCAGCAGAGAGCCCTCAGTAAGAACACGTGACCAAGAGGGCTGAGGAGAAGACACATATTTAAAGAATGGCCTTTTTTTAACTAACACTTCAACtatcagactgtgtgtgtgtgtgtgtgtgtgtgtgtgtgtatactgtgtgagGCAAGACAAAGTTCATTCAAgatatttttaataattcaaGTATGTGTTTTACATCTGTCCCTAATTGA encodes the following:
- the f9a gene encoding coagulation factor IXa isoform X1; its protein translation is MARASLSYLCLLLLDFQLSYGAPAPASGPVFLTGRAADSVLRRQKRYNSGVFEELLEGNLERECLKEACDLEEAREVFEDDQKTMEFWMAYVDGNQCKTSPCLNQGTCKDHMGFYTCNCTSGFTGRSCEIVVTKRCDVNNGDCMHFCESMATVGAKCSCARGYLLLQDGLNCEPEVEFPCGRTALKEVSAVSTRSLMRRGNSLLPNTSPTSINTTTSPYSTPASTPGPFPATNDSVKNQSRKKLPWWVFRDAEVPTEEPATPFKRIVGGEVVTPGEIPWQVALIERPSWEIFCGGSIISERWVVTAAHCLAADAFFIRVGEHDIKINEGTEQDYNVLEQHVHPRYNASENSHNHDIALLYLQSPIVFSTQVRPVCIGPMAFIEALVKASSPATVSGWGRTRFLGAPAETLQKVTVPFTDRTECKRSSSARITPVMFCAGYYDEAKDSCQGDSGGPHTNSVHDTWFLTGIVSWGEECAKQGKYGVYTRVSLYYRWINHVMGLTKQRLALDVEDPDLEM
- the f9a gene encoding coagulation factor IXa isoform X2 is translated as MSLSFELCCRCTVLLSERSPAPASGPVFLTGRAADSVLRRQKRYNSGVFEELLEGNLERECLKEACDLEEAREVFEDDQKTMEFWMAYVDGNQCKTSPCLNQGTCKDHMGFYTCNCTSGFTGRSCEIVVTKRCDVNNGDCMHFCESMATVGAKCSCARGYLLLQDGLNCEPEVEFPCGRTALKEVSAVSTRSLMRRGNSLLPNTSPTSINTTTSPYSTPASTPGPFPATNDSVKNQSRKKLPWWVFRDAEVPTEEPATPFKRIVGGEVVTPGEIPWQVALIERPSWEIFCGGSIISERWVVTAAHCLAADAFFIRVGEHDIKINEGTEQDYNVLEQHVHPRYNASENSHNHDIALLYLQSPIVFSTQVRPVCIGPMAFIEALVKASSPATVSGWGRTRFLGAPAETLQKVTVPFTDRTECKRSSSARITPVMFCAGYYDEAKDSCQGDSGGPHTNSVHDTWFLTGIVSWGEECAKQGKYGVYTRVSLYYRWINHVMGLTKQRLALDVEDPDLEM